A single window of Opisthocomus hoazin isolate bOpiHoa1 chromosome 5, bOpiHoa1.hap1, whole genome shotgun sequence DNA harbors:
- the LOC142361513 gene encoding interleukin-8-like: MMQFAEQNKAYEHMLVAETSKQYVHIANDVQLAKTEEKGFQRLSISPHSKFIPPKATQNVRLRQRGSRCKNVETIATLKGGRRVCLEPPAPWVQLTVRAILARTRDNTESPIKEKSRKSIPWSFPRI, translated from the exons ATGATGCAATTTGCAGAACAGAATAAAGCATATGAGCACATGCTCGTGGCAGAAACTAGCAAACAGTATGTGCACATAGCTAATGAC GTTCAACTGGCGAAGACAGAGGAAAAAGGCTTCCAACGCCTGAGCATAAGCCCTCACTCCAAGTTCATCCCTCCCAAGGCTACTCAGAACGTGAGATTACGCCAAAGAGGATCTCGCTGCAAAAATGTGGAAACCAT AGCCACGCTGAAAGGCGGCAGACGAGTCTGTCTGGAACCCCCTGCTCCCTGGGTCCAGCTCACTGTAAGGGCTATTTTGGCCAG GACCAGAGACAACACCGAGTCACCAATCAAAGAAAAGTCAAGGAAAAGTATACCTTGGAGTTTTCCAAGGATATGA
- the LOC104331889 gene encoding interleukin-8 yields MTGKAVAAVLTLLLISALGTKGKALPRSAIELRCQCVGTHSKFIHPKFIQNVNLIPSGPHCENVEVIATLTDGREVCLEPTAPWVKLIIKAILDK; encoded by the exons ATGACGGGCAAGGCTGTGGCTGCTGTCCTGACTCTTCTCCTCATCTCAGCGCTTGGAACAAAAG GTAAAGCCCTGCCACGCTCAGCAATTGAACTCCGGTGCCAGTGCGTCGGCACCCATTCCAAGTTCATCCATCCCAAGTTCATTCAAAACGTCAACCTCATCCCCAGTGGACCTCACTGCGAGAACGTTGAAGTCAT AGCTACCCTGACCGACGGCAGAGAGGTGTGCCTGGAGCCCACTGCTCCCTGGGTGAAGCTGATCATCAAGGCCATCCTGGACAAGTGA
- the LOC104331888 gene encoding interleukin-8, with translation MNGKLVAVLALLLLSAAVSHGRALARMGTELRCQCIATHSKFIPPKSIQDVKLTQSGPHCKNVEVIATLKDGREVCLEPTAPWVQLIIKAILAKAQLNSDSPL, from the exons ATGAACGGCAAGCTCGTGGCTgtcctggctctgctcctgctctcaGCGGCCGTGTCTCACG GCAGGGCCCTGGCGAGGATGGGAACGGAGCTGCGGTGCCAGTGCATCGCCACTCACTCCAAGTTCATCCCTCCCAAATCCATTCAGGACGTGAAGCTGACGCAGAGCGGCCCGCACTGCAAGAACGTTGAAGTCAT AGCTACCCTGAAGGACGGCAGAGAGGTGTGCCTGGAGCCCACTGCTCCCTGGGTACAGCTGATCATCAAGGCAATCTTGGCCAA GGCTCAACTCAACTCTGACTCGCCACTCTAA